A stretch of the Enterobacter mori genome encodes the following:
- a CDS encoding MFS transporter, with translation MTKTTQGLSPALILLMSVATGLAVASNYYAQPLLDTIARAFNLSASSAGFIVTAAQLGYAAGLLFLVPLGDMFERRMLIVSMTLLAAGGMLITASSQSLTMMIIGTALTGLFSVVAQILVPLAATLASPEKRGKVVGTIMSGLLLGILLARTVAGLLASLGGWRTVYWVASVLMVVMALALWRGLPKVKQENHLNYPQLLASVFSLFTQDKLLRTRALLGCFTFANFSILWTSMAFLLAAPPFNYSEGVIGLFGLAGAAGALGARPAGGLADKGKSHMTTTAGLVLLLLSWAAIWYGHVSVLALIVGILVLDLTVQGVHITNQTVIYRVKPEARNRLTAGYMTSYFIGGAAGSLISASAWQHAGWTGVCAIGAIMAILNLLVWRRGYHRQEAIH, from the coding sequence ATGACAAAAACCACTCAAGGGCTTAGCCCGGCACTCATTCTTTTAATGTCCGTGGCAACGGGTCTGGCCGTCGCCAGCAACTATTACGCACAACCACTTCTCGACACCATCGCCCGCGCGTTCAACCTTTCTGCCAGCTCCGCAGGCTTTATCGTCACCGCTGCACAGTTAGGCTATGCCGCCGGGCTGCTGTTCCTGGTGCCGCTCGGCGATATGTTTGAACGCCGGATGCTGATCGTCTCCATGACCCTGCTGGCGGCAGGTGGGATGTTGATCACCGCCAGCAGCCAGTCGCTGACGATGATGATTATCGGTACCGCCCTGACGGGGCTGTTTTCCGTGGTGGCGCAAATTCTGGTGCCGCTGGCGGCAACGCTCGCTTCACCGGAAAAGCGCGGCAAAGTGGTAGGCACCATCATGAGCGGCCTGCTGCTGGGGATTTTACTGGCGCGAACCGTCGCTGGGCTGCTGGCTAGCCTCGGCGGCTGGCGTACCGTTTATTGGGTGGCGAGCGTGTTGATGGTAGTGATGGCACTGGCGCTGTGGCGCGGGCTGCCGAAAGTGAAGCAAGAGAACCATCTTAACTACCCTCAGCTTCTGGCCTCCGTGTTCAGCCTGTTCACGCAGGATAAACTGCTGCGCACCCGCGCTCTGCTGGGGTGCTTCACCTTCGCCAACTTCAGCATTCTCTGGACGTCGATGGCCTTTCTGCTGGCCGCACCGCCGTTTAACTATTCCGAAGGGGTGATTGGTCTGTTTGGTCTTGCCGGTGCGGCGGGCGCGCTGGGCGCACGTCCGGCGGGTGGACTGGCTGACAAAGGCAAATCACACATGACCACGACTGCCGGGCTGGTATTACTTCTGCTCTCCTGGGCGGCTATCTGGTATGGGCACGTCTCCGTGCTGGCGCTGATCGTCGGTATTCTGGTGCTCGATCTGACCGTTCAGGGCGTGCATATCACCAACCAGACCGTCATTTACCGCGTGAAGCCAGAAGCGCGAAACCGCCTCACGGCCGGGTACATGACTAGCTACTTTATCGGTGGCGCTGCAGGTTCGTTAATTTCTGCTTCCGCATGGCAACATGCGGGCTGGACAGGCGTGTGCGCCATCGGCGCCATCATGGCGATACTGAATCTGCTAGTCTGGCGGCGTGGCTATCACCGCCAGGAGGCAATTCACTAA
- the proW gene encoding glycine betaine/L-proline ABC transporter permease ProW: protein MADQSNPWGTTEAADSAAQSADAWGSTPAPTDGGGAADWLNSAPAPAPEHFNIMDPFHKTLIPLDSWVTEGIDWVVTHFRPVFQGIRVPVDYILNGFQQLMLGMPAPVAIILFSLIAWQFGSAGMGVATLISLIAIGAIGAWSQAMITLALVLTALLFCVVIGLPMGIWLARSPRAAKIIRPLLDAMQTTPAFVYLVPIVMLFGIGNVPGVVVTIIFALPPIIRLTILGINQVPADLIEASRSFGASPRQMLFKVQLPLAMPTIMAGVNQTLMLALSMVVIASMIAVGGLGQMVLRGIGRLDMGLATVGGVGIVILAIILDRLTQAVGRDSRSRGNRRWYTTGPVGLLTRPFTKSK, encoded by the coding sequence ATGGCTGATCAATCTAACCCGTGGGGCACCACTGAAGCAGCGGACAGCGCGGCGCAATCTGCTGACGCGTGGGGTTCTACGCCAGCGCCAACCGATGGCGGTGGTGCCGCAGACTGGCTGAACAGCGCACCCGCGCCTGCGCCAGAACATTTCAATATTATGGATCCGTTCCACAAAACGTTGATCCCACTCGACAGCTGGGTTACGGAGGGGATCGACTGGGTGGTCACCCACTTCCGTCCGGTCTTCCAGGGGATCCGCGTCCCGGTGGATTACATCCTGAACGGCTTCCAGCAGCTGATGCTGGGCATGCCGGCACCGGTGGCGATTATTCTGTTCTCGCTGATCGCCTGGCAGTTCGGCAGCGCGGGAATGGGGGTTGCCACGCTGATCTCGCTGATTGCCATTGGCGCGATTGGCGCGTGGTCGCAGGCAATGATCACCCTGGCACTGGTGCTGACCGCCCTGCTCTTCTGCGTTGTCATCGGCTTACCGATGGGGATCTGGCTGGCGCGCAGTCCGCGGGCCGCGAAGATAATTCGCCCGCTGCTGGATGCGATGCAGACCACACCCGCGTTCGTCTATCTGGTGCCTATCGTGATGCTGTTCGGCATCGGTAACGTGCCGGGGGTGGTAGTGACCATTATCTTCGCCCTGCCGCCGATTATCCGTTTGACTATTCTGGGGATTAACCAGGTGCCAGCGGATCTGATCGAAGCCTCACGTTCCTTCGGCGCCAGCCCGCGTCAGATGCTGTTCAAAGTTCAGCTTCCGCTGGCGATGCCGACCATCATGGCGGGCGTTAACCAGACGCTGATGCTGGCCCTGTCGATGGTGGTGATCGCCTCGATGATCGCCGTTGGCGGACTGGGCCAGATGGTGCTGCGCGGTATTGGCCGTCTCGACATGGGGCTGGCTACCGTCGGCGGCGTCGGGATTGTGATCCTCGCTATTATTCTTGACCGCCTGACCCAGGCCGTCGGTCGTGATTCACGCAGTCGCGGCAACCGTCGCTGGTATACCACCGGCCCTGTCGGGTTACTCACCCGCCCTTTCACGAAATCAAAATAA
- the proX gene encoding glycine betaine/L-proline ABC transporter substrate-binding protein ProX, whose amino-acid sequence MRHNVLFATAFATLVSTSTFAAELPGKGITVQPVQSTISEESFQTQIVSRALEKLGYTVNTPSEVDYNVGYTSIASGDATFTAVNWQPLHDDMYAAAGGDKKFYREGTFVTGAAQGYLIDKKTADQYHITNIEQLKDPKIAKLFDTNGDGKADMMGCSPGWGCEAVINHQNKAFDLAKTVDVSHGNYSAMMADTIARFKEGKPVIYYTWTPYWVSDVLKPGKDVVWLQVPFSSLPGEQKDIDTKLPNGMNYGFPVNTMHIVANKAWAEKNPAAAKLFSVMKLPLADINAQNAMMHEGKSSEADVKGHVDGWIKAHQQQFDGWVKEALAAQK is encoded by the coding sequence ATGCGACATAACGTACTTTTTGCCACAGCGTTTGCCACCCTTGTCTCCACCAGCACGTTTGCGGCTGAGCTGCCTGGCAAAGGCATTACCGTACAGCCGGTGCAGAGCACCATTTCGGAAGAGAGCTTCCAGACGCAGATCGTCAGCCGCGCGCTGGAGAAGCTGGGCTATACGGTCAACACGCCGAGTGAAGTGGATTACAACGTGGGCTACACCTCGATTGCCTCCGGTGACGCCACCTTTACCGCAGTGAACTGGCAACCGCTGCACGACGACATGTATGCCGCCGCCGGTGGTGACAAGAAATTCTACCGCGAAGGCACCTTCGTGACGGGCGCAGCGCAGGGGTATCTGATCGACAAGAAAACCGCCGACCAGTACCACATCACCAATATTGAACAGCTGAAAGATCCGAAGATCGCCAAACTGTTCGACACCAACGGTGACGGTAAAGCCGACATGATGGGCTGCTCGCCGGGCTGGGGCTGTGAAGCGGTGATTAACCACCAGAACAAAGCCTTCGATCTGGCGAAAACCGTCGACGTGAGCCACGGCAACTATTCCGCGATGATGGCCGATACCATTGCCCGCTTTAAGGAAGGCAAACCGGTGATCTACTACACCTGGACGCCATACTGGGTGAGCGACGTGCTTAAACCGGGTAAAGACGTGGTGTGGCTGCAGGTGCCGTTCTCCTCTCTGCCGGGCGAGCAGAAAGATATCGACACCAAACTGCCGAACGGCATGAACTATGGCTTCCCGGTGAACACCATGCACATCGTGGCGAACAAAGCCTGGGCCGAGAAGAACCCGGCGGCGGCGAAGCTGTTCTCGGTGATGAAACTGCCGCTGGCGGACATCAACGCCCAGAACGCCATGATGCATGAGGGCAAATCGTCTGAAGCCGATGTGAAAGGCCACGTGGACGGCTGGATCAAAGCCCACCAGCAGCAGTTTGACGGCTGGGTGAAAGAGGCGCTTGCGGCGCAGAAGTAA
- the nrdE gene encoding class 1b ribonucleoside-diphosphate reductase subunit alpha gives MATTTAERVMQTTPDYHALNAMLNLYDREGRIQFGKDHDAVDAFFAAHVQPNTVMFGSQHERLDYLVKEGYYEERVLTRYDRAFVVKLFERAHASGFRFQTFLGAWKYYTSYTLKTFDGKRYLESFEDRTVMVALTLAQGDEALAEQLTDEILSGRFQPATPTFLNCGKAQRGELVSCFLLRIEDNMESIGRAVNSALQLSKRGGGVAFLLSNLREAGAPIKRIENQSSGVIPVMKMLEDAFSYANQLGARQGAGAVYLHAHHPDILRFLDTKRENADEKIRIKTLSLGVTIPDITFKLAKENADMALFSPYDIERIYGKAFGDVAINDLYNELVADDRIRKTYINARDFFQRLAEIQFESGYPYIMFEDTVNRSNPIAGRINMSNLCSEILQVNSASTYDENLDYADIGKDISCNLGSLNIAHTMDSPDFGSTVETAIRGLTAVSDMSHIRSVPSIEAGNAASHAIGLGQMNLHGYLAREGIAYGSPEGLDFTNLYFYTITWHALHTSMMLARERNQRFAGFEQSRYASGEYFSQYLEGDWQPKTEKVRELFARAGITLPTREMWQQLRDDVMRYGIYNQNLQAVPPTGSISYINHATSSIHPIVSKIEIRKEGKTGRVYYPAPFMTNENLALYQDAYEIGPEKIIDTYAEATKHVDQGLSLTLFFPDTATTRDINRAQIYAWKKGIKTLYYIRLRQLALEGTEIEGCVSCAL, from the coding sequence TTGGCAACGACAACCGCAGAACGCGTAATGCAGACAACGCCTGATTACCACGCATTAAATGCGATGCTCAACCTCTATGACCGCGAGGGGCGCATCCAGTTTGGCAAAGACCATGATGCGGTGGACGCCTTTTTTGCCGCCCACGTCCAGCCTAACACAGTGATGTTTGGCAGCCAGCATGAGCGTCTCGACTATCTGGTCAAAGAAGGCTACTACGAAGAACGCGTGCTGACCCGCTATGACCGCGCCTTTGTGGTGAAGCTGTTTGAACGCGCTCATGCCAGCGGTTTTCGATTCCAGACGTTTCTTGGCGCGTGGAAATACTACACCAGCTATACCCTCAAGACCTTTGACGGCAAACGCTACTTAGAGAGCTTTGAGGATCGCACCGTGATGGTGGCTCTGACGCTCGCCCAGGGCGATGAAGCGCTGGCGGAGCAGCTAACCGATGAGATCCTCTCCGGACGCTTCCAGCCCGCCACGCCGACCTTCCTCAACTGCGGTAAAGCCCAGCGCGGCGAGCTGGTTTCCTGCTTCCTGCTGCGTATCGAAGACAATATGGAGTCGATTGGCCGCGCGGTGAACTCGGCGCTGCAGCTTTCCAAGCGCGGCGGCGGCGTGGCGTTTCTGCTCTCGAACCTGCGTGAAGCGGGCGCGCCGATCAAGCGCATCGAAAATCAGTCTTCCGGCGTCATCCCGGTGATGAAGATGCTGGAGGATGCCTTCTCCTATGCCAACCAGCTTGGTGCGCGTCAGGGCGCGGGCGCGGTTTATCTGCATGCCCACCACCCTGATATTCTGCGCTTTCTGGATACCAAGCGCGAAAACGCCGACGAAAAAATTCGCATAAAAACCCTGTCGCTCGGCGTGACGATCCCGGATATCACCTTTAAGCTCGCTAAAGAGAATGCCGACATGGCGCTCTTCTCGCCGTATGACATCGAGCGTATTTACGGCAAAGCCTTTGGCGACGTGGCGATAAACGACCTGTACAACGAGCTGGTTGCCGACGATCGCATTCGCAAGACGTACATCAACGCCCGCGATTTCTTCCAGCGGCTTGCGGAAATTCAGTTTGAGTCCGGCTATCCGTACATCATGTTTGAGGATACGGTGAACCGCTCGAACCCGATTGCCGGGCGCATCAACATGAGCAACCTGTGCTCGGAGATTTTGCAGGTCAACAGCGCCTCCACCTACGACGAAAACCTGGACTACGCGGACATCGGGAAAGATATCTCCTGCAATCTCGGGTCGCTGAATATTGCCCATACCATGGATTCTCCTGACTTTGGCAGCACGGTGGAGACCGCCATTCGCGGGCTGACGGCGGTGTCCGACATGAGCCACATCCGCAGCGTGCCGTCCATTGAGGCGGGCAACGCCGCGTCCCACGCCATCGGCCTTGGGCAGATGAACCTGCACGGGTATCTGGCGCGGGAAGGCATCGCTTACGGCAGTCCGGAAGGGCTGGATTTCACCAACCTCTATTTCTACACCATCACCTGGCACGCGCTGCATACCTCGATGATGCTGGCGCGCGAGCGCAACCAGCGGTTCGCAGGCTTTGAGCAGTCGCGCTACGCCAGCGGAGAGTATTTTAGCCAGTACCTAGAAGGCGACTGGCAGCCGAAAACCGAAAAAGTGCGCGAACTGTTTGCCCGCGCGGGGATCACCCTGCCGACGCGCGAGATGTGGCAGCAACTGCGTGATGACGTGATGCGCTACGGCATTTATAACCAGAACCTGCAGGCCGTCCCGCCGACCGGATCGATTTCCTACATCAACCACGCCACGTCGAGCATTCACCCGATCGTGTCGAAAATCGAAATTCGTAAGGAAGGCAAAACCGGGCGCGTTTACTATCCGGCTCCGTTTATGACCAATGAGAACCTGGCGCTCTATCAGGATGCGTATGAGATCGGTCCGGAAAAAATCATCGATACCTACGCGGAGGCAACAAAACACGTGGATCAGGGGCTGTCGCTGACGCTGTTCTTCCCGGACACCGCCACCACGCGGGATATCAACAGAGCGCAGATCTACGCCTGGAAGAAAGGCATCAAAACGCTCTACTACATTCGCCTGCGCCAGCTTGCGCTGGAAGGCACCGAAATTGAAGGCTGCGTGTCCTGCGCGCTGTAA
- the proV gene encoding glycine betaine/L-proline ABC transporter ATP-binding protein ProV produces MAIKLEVKNLYKVFGEHPQRAFKYIEKGLSKEQILEKTGLSLGVKNASLAIEEGEIFVIMGLSGSGKSTMVRLLNRLIEPTRGQVLIDGVDIARISDAELREVRRKKIAMVFQSFALMPHMTVLDNAAFGMELAGTPAQERQEKALDALRQVGLENYAHAYPDELSGGMRQRVGLARALAINPDILLMDEAFSALDPLIRTEMQDELVKLQAKHQRTIVFISHDLDEAMRIGDRIAIMQNGEVVQVGTPDEILNNPANDYVRTFFRGVDISQVFSAKDIARRTPNGIIRKTPGFGPRSALKLLQDEDREYGYLVERGNKFVGVVSIDSLKTALTENQGIDAALIDAPLAVDAETPLSELLSHVGQAPCAVPVVGEEQQYVGIISKRMLLQALDREGANNG; encoded by the coding sequence ATGGCAATTAAATTAGAAGTGAAAAATCTTTATAAAGTATTTGGCGAGCATCCGCAGCGCGCATTCAAATATATTGAGAAAGGCCTTTCGAAAGAGCAAATTCTGGAAAAAACCGGGCTATCGCTTGGCGTTAAAAACGCCAGTCTGGCCATTGAAGAAGGCGAGATTTTTGTCATCATGGGGTTATCCGGTTCGGGTAAATCCACTATGGTTCGCCTTCTCAATCGCCTGATTGAACCCACCCGCGGGCAGGTGCTGATTGACGGCGTGGATATCGCCAGAATATCAGACGCTGAACTTCGCGAGGTGCGCAGAAAGAAGATCGCGATGGTGTTTCAGTCTTTCGCACTGATGCCGCATATGACGGTGCTGGATAATGCCGCCTTCGGTATGGAATTAGCCGGTACGCCCGCTCAGGAACGGCAGGAAAAAGCCCTCGACGCACTGCGTCAGGTTGGGCTGGAAAATTATGCCCACGCGTATCCGGATGAACTTTCCGGCGGTATGCGTCAGCGTGTAGGATTAGCCCGCGCGTTAGCCATTAATCCAGACATATTATTAATGGATGAAGCCTTCTCGGCGCTCGATCCGTTAATTCGCACCGAGATGCAGGATGAGCTGGTAAAATTACAGGCTAAACATCAACGTACCATTGTCTTTATTTCCCACGACCTCGATGAAGCCATGCGTATTGGCGACCGTATTGCCATTATGCAAAACGGGGAAGTGGTACAAGTCGGCACACCGGATGAAATTCTCAATAATCCGGCGAATGATTATGTCCGCACCTTCTTCCGCGGCGTGGATATTAGCCAGGTGTTTAGTGCCAAAGATATTGCCCGTCGAACCCCGAACGGCATTATCCGTAAAACGCCAGGCTTCGGCCCGCGCTCGGCGCTGAAGCTGCTGCAGGACGAAGACCGTGAATACGGTTATCTGGTTGAACGCGGCAATAAATTTGTCGGCGTTGTCTCCATCGACTCCCTGAAAACGGCGCTCACTGAGAACCAGGGAATCGATGCGGCGTTAATCGACGCTCCGCTTGCCGTGGACGCCGAAACGCCGCTCAGCGAGTTGCTCTCTCACGTGGGCCAGGCGCCGTGCGCCGTGCCGGTCGTCGGAGAGGAACAACAGTACGTCGGCATCATCTCAAAACGGATGCTGCTGCAGGCTTTAGATCGCGAGGGGGCAAACAATGGCTGA
- the emrA gene encoding multidrug efflux MFS transporter periplasmic adaptor subunit EmrA, producing the protein MSANAENTNPQQPANKKGKRKSALLLLTLLFIIIAVAYGIYWFLVLRHAEETDDAYVAGNQVQIMAQVSGSVTKVWADNTDFVQKGDVLVTLDPTDAQQAFEKAQTELASSVRQTRQLMINSKQLQASIDVQKTALAQAQSDLNRRVPLGTANLIGREELQHARDAVASAQAQLDVAIQQYNANQAMVLGTSLENQPAVKQAATEVRNAWLALQRTKIVSPMTGYVSRRSVQPGAQIGTTTPLMAVVPANNLWVDANFKETQLAHMRIGQTATVISDIYGDDVKYTGKVVGLDMGTGSAFSLLPAQNATGNWIKVVQRLPVRIELDAKQLADHPLRIGLSTLVTVDTANRDGQILASQVRSSPAYESNAREISLDPVNKLIDDIVKANAG; encoded by the coding sequence ATGAGCGCAAATGCGGAGAATACCAACCCGCAGCAACCGGCCAACAAGAAAGGCAAACGTAAGAGCGCCCTTCTTCTGTTGACCTTGCTCTTTATTATTATTGCCGTGGCATATGGGATCTATTGGTTTTTAGTATTGCGTCATGCTGAAGAGACTGACGATGCATACGTGGCAGGGAACCAGGTTCAAATTATGGCGCAGGTGTCGGGCAGCGTGACGAAAGTCTGGGCTGACAATACCGACTTTGTGCAAAAAGGGGATGTGCTGGTCACGCTCGATCCGACTGACGCCCAACAGGCATTCGAAAAAGCACAGACAGAGCTGGCCTCCAGCGTCCGTCAAACTCGCCAGCTGATGATCAACAGCAAACAGCTTCAGGCCAGCATCGACGTGCAGAAAACCGCACTGGCGCAGGCGCAGAGCGACCTCAATCGTCGTGTTCCTCTCGGCACCGCCAACCTGATTGGCCGAGAAGAGCTGCAGCACGCCCGCGACGCCGTTGCCAGCGCGCAGGCTCAGCTGGACGTGGCGATCCAACAGTACAACGCGAACCAGGCGATGGTGCTGGGCACCAGTCTGGAAAACCAGCCAGCCGTTAAGCAGGCGGCGACCGAAGTGCGTAACGCCTGGCTTGCCCTGCAGCGTACCAAAATCGTCAGCCCGATGACCGGCTACGTCTCCCGTCGTTCCGTGCAGCCAGGTGCGCAGATTGGTACCACGACGCCACTGATGGCGGTCGTTCCCGCGAACAATCTGTGGGTGGATGCGAACTTCAAAGAGACGCAGCTTGCGCATATGCGTATCGGCCAGACCGCGACCGTTATCAGCGACATCTACGGCGATGACGTGAAGTACACCGGTAAAGTGGTCGGTCTGGATATGGGGACCGGCAGCGCCTTCTCCCTGCTGCCTGCGCAGAACGCCACCGGTAACTGGATCAAAGTGGTTCAGCGTCTGCCGGTGCGTATTGAGCTGGATGCTAAACAGCTGGCGGATCACCCGCTGCGTATCGGTCTTTCTACGCTGGTGACGGTCGATACCGCCAACCGCGACGGTCAGATCCTCGCAAGCCAGGTGCGCAGCAGCCCGGCTTATGAAAGTAACGCCCGTGAAATTAGCCTCGATCCGGTCAACAAGCTGATCGATGACATCGTGAAGGCAAACGCCGGTTAA
- the mprA gene encoding transcriptional repressor MprA, protein MDSSFTPIEQMLKFRASRHEDFPYQEILLTRLCMHMQGKLLENRNKMLKAQGINETLFMALITLQSQENHSIQPSELSCALGSSRTNATRIADELEKRGWIERRESDNDRRCLHLQLTDKGHEFLREVLPPQHNCLHKLWSVLSTAERDQLEHITRKLLTRLDQMDEDGAILEALR, encoded by the coding sequence ATGGATAGTTCGTTTACGCCCATTGAACAAATGCTTAAATTCCGCGCCAGTCGTCATGAGGACTTCCCTTATCAGGAAATCTTGCTGACTCGCCTGTGCATGCATATGCAGGGTAAGTTGCTGGAAAACCGTAATAAAATGCTGAAAGCTCAAGGGATTAACGAGACGTTGTTTATGGCGTTAATTACGCTGCAGTCTCAGGAAAACCACAGCATTCAGCCGTCTGAGCTGAGCTGCGCGCTGGGTTCATCCCGCACCAATGCGACCCGTATCGCTGATGAGCTGGAAAAACGCGGCTGGATTGAGCGCCGTGAAAGCGACAATGACCGCCGCTGTCTGCATCTGCAACTGACCGATAAAGGTCACGAATTCCTGCGTGAGGTGCTGCCACCTCAGCACAATTGCCTTCACAAACTCTGGTCTGTCCTCAGCACTGCCGAGCGCGACCAGCTTGAGCACATCACTCGCAAGCTGCTTACCCGTCTGGACCAGATGGATGAAGACGGTGCCATTCTTGAGGCGCTGCGCTAA
- the nrdF gene encoding class 1b ribonucleoside-diphosphate reductase subunit beta, giving the protein MKLSRVSAVNWNKIQDDKDLEVWNRLTSNFWLPEKVPLSNDIPAWQTLSHAEQQLTIRVFTGLTLLDTIQNTVGAPALMSDALTPHEEAVMSNISFMEAVHARSYSSIFSTLCQTKDVDAAYTWSEESDSLQRKAELVLAYYRADEPLKKKIASVFLESFLFYSGFWLPMYWSSRGKLTNTADLIRLIIRDEAVHGYYIGYKYQKGLEKVSEAKREELKGFALDLLMDLYDNELSYTEELYAGTGWEDDVKAFLCYNANKALMNLGYEALFPPEMAEVNPAILAALSPNADENHDFFSGSGSSYVMGKAVETEDEDWDF; this is encoded by the coding sequence ATGAAACTGTCACGCGTGAGTGCCGTTAACTGGAACAAGATCCAGGACGACAAAGACCTGGAGGTGTGGAACCGCCTGACCAGCAACTTCTGGCTGCCGGAAAAGGTGCCACTCTCAAACGATATTCCGGCCTGGCAAACGCTGAGTCACGCCGAGCAGCAGCTGACGATCCGTGTCTTTACCGGCCTGACGCTGCTGGACACCATTCAGAATACCGTCGGTGCGCCAGCGCTGATGAGCGACGCGCTGACGCCGCACGAAGAGGCGGTGATGTCGAACATCAGCTTTATGGAAGCGGTGCATGCCCGTTCCTACAGCTCGATTTTCTCGACGCTGTGCCAGACCAAAGACGTGGACGCCGCCTACACCTGGAGCGAAGAGAGCGACTCATTACAGCGCAAGGCCGAATTGGTGCTGGCGTATTACCGCGCCGACGAGCCGCTGAAGAAGAAGATCGCCAGCGTATTCCTTGAATCCTTCCTCTTCTATTCCGGCTTCTGGCTGCCGATGTACTGGTCGAGCCGGGGCAAGCTCACCAACACCGCCGATTTGATTCGTCTCATCATTCGTGATGAAGCGGTACACGGGTATTACATCGGCTATAAGTACCAGAAAGGGCTGGAGAAAGTCAGCGAGGCGAAGCGCGAGGAACTCAAAGGTTTTGCCCTCGATTTGCTGATGGATCTGTACGACAACGAGCTGAGCTATACCGAAGAGCTGTACGCCGGAACGGGCTGGGAGGACGACGTGAAGGCGTTCCTCTGCTACAACGCCAACAAGGCGCTGATGAACCTCGGTTACGAGGCATTATTCCCACCGGAGATGGCGGAGGTGAATCCGGCTATCCTCGCGGCGCTGTCGCCCAATGCCGACGAAAACCACGATTTCTTCTCAGGATCTGGCTCATCGTACGTCATGGGTAAGGCGGTAGAGACCGAAGATGAGGATTGGGATTTTTAA